GTAAAGAGGTCCTCCGCCCGTGGGAGCAGTAACTTCCTCGAACATATAAGGTGAGTAAAACTTTTGTTTCCTTTCATTTCTAAAGGAAGGAACAGTTTCTTCCTTAGAAACAGAGGTTGAGAATGTCCTGTAATTGGtcttaaataaaaattgctTTGGGAAActaaagtttaaatttaactgaTTAAGTGACGGATCAGAATACGTTGATTGTGTTAGTGGAtatgatttatttaaaaggTTAGAGTTAAGAGGTGGTAGAGGACATAAGGTAAAAGGAGGGGATCGTGAAAAGGCTTGGAGTTTAAAACCAAGACCATAGGTACAGAGTTTCTGAATCCCAACTCCGctaaatgtaattttaattaaatttaacatcattaaattaaatttcaaataaaaaCCAGAAAAGGTTTTGAAAGTGAAATAAAATGTTTGGTTAGAATAGAATTATGATGAATGATGTAACATAGGgtttaaaacaataaaatatgtatcataaggtaaattttataatgtgtaacatataactattataaaatcttaaactatgaatatttatatattgtttttaaaaaatattaagttaatttcTTCTTTGTGTGATCTTCCCCAAACTCAGATGATACGTGATGTTTATAAAATGCGGTAATAGTTTCCCCGTACAAAAACCAAGAGAGTGCCATAACAGTCAGTGAGATAAAAAAGAATCCAAAACTGAGTAATAACCCGTCTAAGCTCTAAAgaaatgtataataataaattttgtataaattGACTGTGCCAACCTGGAGGCTAAAATTGAGAttctttatcattttatttattatttattattaattattaaaatccGATCCCCTTCAGGtactaatttaattaaaatttaaaaaatatgtcAATCCATACCTCCTTAATTTTATGCTTGTGATTCCCTTGAATTATGaaagtatttttatcaactttaaTTGGAGATTTTCCTACTATTTGTTGAAGTTCCTCtcttaaaatatatttgtttCCTTTTGTTTTTCGAACATGTGTAAATGCCAAGTTAGCATTGTTACTGTACTTTACAAAAACAGGAAGATTGTCAGATACTGAAAAATTCTTATTAAACAAAAGATATAAAAAATCCTAAGATAAAATAGGTGAATATTTACTGGTTCTGTTGATGTGGAAAGGAAAAAAACTGATTCTGTTCTCTATTAAGCTTTTAACCTTCTTCTTTATGGTACCGGTTAGAGCCTTGGAGGTTAGCCTCATCTAACACTTTAATGGAAAATTTTACTTCTAATTGGtgtacaaaattttataatttatgattGACACAACAATTAAACTGACTTTGTAGTGTCACACATAGGAtaagaaaaaataatataacaataCAATTCAGTTATAGAATgtaaaatacattatttttaattaaaaattaagatGAGAATACATTTCTTATTCAAAAACTTCTCAGAAGTTGGTTTGAAAATGTTACAAATTACAACAATTTTCGATAACAgatattacacattttagtattttagtTTGTGAAGGGGAATTTATGATATACAGAATAACAATTTTGTTAGAGTCAATCGTTTTACTGTTTCAGTTACTTATCGGaatattcttatttttatgttAAATTCGAATTCGGAAACAGAATATATAGTTCTAACTTGTTCAGAAACTGACTCTTCATGAAGAAACAGTTAGAGACAAGATTCAGTTGAAATTTTGTGATAGTCCAGTATTTGTCTTCATATGTTTGATTCCAAAAGTCATTATCACACTAGTTGATCTTCATctatttaaattcataattGGAGATGTATTCTTACTAGtaaattcaaataatttgaacAGTATACATTCATTACcattagttatatagttgaTATAAGTGAAGGAAATTCgcatattttattaaacagTATGTTACATGCATTTATacttatatatatatatatatctTTACTCTATCAAGATAAGTAATTAAAATCTACCTATAATTTCTTTTAAAACCCAGACAAATGCCTGTTAATTTTTCcttttgaaaaattttgtttttattttatataccTTTTTCATGAATATTTTCGcaaaaatttacacattttggCTTTATTCTATTTTTACCAATTATGAAGTgcatttaattttatttaaactcaagtctaatttaattatttagaatataataaattttactttagTTACTTTGAAACAATTGCGGAGAAATTTCACcgttatttttttaattattttgaaagccattaaaatattaaaacaattaattataaactattttcattattgttttattcattttaccATTTTCAAAGATTTCATTGAATTCATCAACTTCCAATTACTTAAGAAAAGAAAATTCCTTTTCTGAAATAACcagattttttattatttttttacccttaataataaaaattattcacttTAATCCTTAGCTCAAAATTGTTTCCATTTATAATATCTTTTATTGGtgatatatatttacataatatactacaTACAATATACAAAACACTGTAAATTGTATGTTTATATTAGTGATATGATAAAACTGGTCTAAAATAGAGTATGAAAATTGGGAAatctttattattactagtttttattaattataatttgtttttactTTAAAAGAAATTTGTAACATACAATGTTATTTGTCTTGATTAATTCAATGAAACTTTAAGTAGATTAAGATTCAGAGATATATGAGTATCACCTCAAAACTGACTTTTATGGGAACAAGTACAAAAAACTGTATCAATATGGCTTATTCTTCCAAGTACTGGTATAAGAGTAGTTGCTATGACCGTATTCGTCATCTGGATTCTGGATACTCTCTAATCGACGTTGTGATAACTACTTACATGTTATCAGAACAAATAACCATCAATTACATAACATGTGCTAACTCAAGGGCTTtaaactcatttttaactttttgtTGCTCACCAATTCCCGATTTGTTGTATTATTCAAATACCTTTTcatattttgttttaacaatttttgCATCATTAGTTATTTGGTTTGGTTTATCAACCAACTATTTAACCATTTAACTACTGGTATTAGTGTTAAGTGATCGAGGTTGAGTACCACC
The Theileria parva strain Muguga chromosome 3 map unlocalized ctg_530, whole genome shotgun sequence DNA segment above includes these coding regions:
- a CDS encoding putative integral membrane protein: MMLNLIKITFSGVGIQKLCTYGLGFKLQAFSRSPPFTLCPLPPLNSNLLNKSYPLTQSTYSDPSLNQLNLNFSFPKQFLFKTNYRTFSTSVSKEETVPSFRNERKQKFYSPYMFEEVTAPTGGGPLYWKTRKFLMNLKRRLLLRARERRWNWDIGRASFAGVPKLSYDPKLNQWVTLMDNEEWGGLGGRFWIQFSNVVLFNFLLAFLLYFSWYRLVANNKHNVFARWMNRDEDDE
- a CDS encoding putative integral membrane protein, which gives rise to MIKNLNFSLQSLDGLLLSFGFFFISLTVMALSWFLYGETITAFYKHHVSSEFGEDHTKKKLT
- a CDS encoding Mitochondrial large subunit ribosomal protein (Img2) family protein; its protein translation is MRLTSKALTGTIKKKVKSLIENRISFFPFHINRTISDNLPVFVKYSNNANLAFTHVRKTKGNKYILREELQQIVGKSPIKVDKNTFIIQGNHKHKIKEYLKGIGF